The following are from one region of the Takifugu rubripes chromosome 12, fTakRub1.2, whole genome shotgun sequence genome:
- the tapbp.1 gene encoding TAP binding protein (tapasin), tandem duplicate 1, whose protein sequence is MTYFSTIYKLSLVAAVCFVQAEDSRCPVLECWFVQEKTGRGGGLTAAVDQERSLLHVSAGAHSQTQKVPSDIKPERIYFVTDPAGSFCHQSLDPPRGSIEKPSCETNPFLPYPSSLKWAASLTDSERSPHYLQADWFSTSILGTNKELAISGIMRAPAASKELSVILSTTTKTVSVHTRLGDPVRLDCSFWVDPSSPLSGSGFAVEWRYQFRGKGRVVLAYDGKTDHLADDDEGATLDFDALHKRGNASLILQKAEVHHSGMYICTVFLPYLSTQVTMELEVVEPPSLAIHPSPLPLTVPGQILTVQCDASGFAPLSLTLSWQYKDVHGKTKYLGSGRVTGHKQAWDGTYSQSSRLELDTATIDLSRGGELTCVAEHLGGARQASVALNMLGFSTPTIEDSMAMVGVALVLYGLIKFISWTFTSSGSGEAEKPEKKDK, encoded by the exons ATGACTTACTTCTCTACAATCTATAAACTGTCCCTGGTTGCAGCAGTTTGCTTTGTACAAG CTGAGGACAGCCGCTGTCCGGTGTTGGAATGCTGGTTTGTGCAAGAGAAAACAGGTCGCGGAGGAGGTCTGACTGCGGCTGTGGACCAGGAAAGATCCCTGCTCCATGTCAGTGCTGGTGCACACAGTCAGACCCAAAAGGTTCCATCTGACATCAAGCCTGAGAGAATCTACTTTGTAACTG ATCCAGCGGGCTCCTTCTGCCACCAGTCTCTGGACCCTCCCAGGGGCTCAATCGAGAAGCCCTCATGTGAGACCAACCCATTCCTGCCGTACCCCTCCTCCCTCAAATGGGCAGCGTCGCTCACAGATTCTGAAAGGAGTCCCCACTACTTGCAAGCTGATTGGTTTTCAACTTCCATCCTGGGCACCAATAAAGAGCTGGCCATCTCTGGGATCATGCGAGCTCCCGCAGCTTCTAAAGAGCTCAGTG TGATCCTGAGCACGACCACTAAAACAGTTTCAGTACACACCAGGCTGGGGGACCCAGTGCGGTTGGATTGCAGCTTCTGGGTCgacccctcctcacctctgtcaGGGTCTGGGTTTGCTGTTGAGTGGCGCTACCAGTTCAGAGGGAAAGGACGGGTGGTTCTGGCTTATGACGGCAAGACAGACCACCtggctgatgatgatgaaggggCCACTCTGGACTTTGATGCGCTGCACAAGCGGGGGAATGCATCTCTCATCCTGCAAAAAGCCGAAGTCCATCACTCTGGGATGTATATTTGCACAGTGTTCCTGCCATACCTTTCTACCCAGGTGACGATGGAGCTCGAGGTTGTAG AGCCTCCATCCCTCGCCATCCACCCATCCCCATTGCCTCTCACTGTGCCTGGCCAAATATTAACTGTTCAGTGTGATGCATCTGGCTTCGCTCCCCTCTCTCTGACACTGAGCTGGCAGTACAAAGATGTCCATGGGAAGACCAAATATTTGGGATCAGGCAGAGTAACTGGCCACAAACAGGCGTGGGATGGAACCTACAGCCAGAGCAGCCGGCTGGAGCTTGATACTGCCACCATAGacctgagcagaggaggagagctcaCCTGTGTGGCTGAACACCTTGGTGGTGCACGGCAGGCCAGTGTGGCTCTCAATATGCTGG GGTTTAGTACTCCCACAATTGAGGACTCGATGGCCATGGTTGGTGTAGCACTCGTGCTGTATGGTCTTATCAAATTCATCTCCTGGACCTTCACCAGCTCAG GCTCGGGTGAAGCTGAGAAACCAGAAAAG AAAGACAAGTGA
- the LOC101067560 gene encoding major histocompatibility complex class I-related gene protein-like isoform X3: MRVVLSLTVVFHLTSAVTHTLKYFYTGSFGVPNFPEFVAVGLVDDVPIIRYDSNTRRAQRKQEWMKEVTADDPQYWSKSTQTLLFTQQTLKRNMEIAEQRFNQTRGVHIIQKMCGCEWDDETGEKNGFDQFGYDGADFISFKLKEGIWVAGKQEAVKTKQKWDQDEAEIEQQKIYYTQVCIHWLQKYVNYGKSSLMRTELPSVSLLQKTPSSPVSCHATGFYPDRATLSWRKGEEELHEDVDHGEMLLNPDGTFQMSVDLKVSSVPPEDWSSYKCVFQLSGGKEITRTLDKTQIRTNWGKPGVRGDGAEDPSNTAVIAAVAVVVLALVLIAVVGFLLYRKKKGKCTKLEGYSEVQEPLKPNPN; this comes from the exons ATGAGGGTTGTGCTGTCGCTGACAGTCGTGTTCCACCTGACATCAGCAG TGACTCACACTCTGAAGTATTTCTACACTGGATCCTTTGGAGTTCCAAACTTCCCAGAGTTTGTGGCTGTTGGGCTGGTTGATGATGTTCCAATCATTCGCTATGACAGCAACACCAGGAGAGCTCAGCGCAAACAGGAGTGGATGAAGGAAGTCACAGCAGATGATCCTCAGTACTGGAGCAAGAGCACACAGACACTGTTGTTCACCCAGCAGACCTTGAAAAGGAACATGGAAATTGCAGAGCAGCGCTTCAATCAAACTAGAG gtGTCCACATAATCCAGAAGATGTGCGGCTGTGAGTGGGATGATGAGACTGGAGAGAAGAATGGATTTGATCAGTTTGGTTATGATGGAGCAGATTTTATCTCATTTAAACTGAAGGAAGGAATCTGGGTCGCTGGAAAACAGGAGGCTGTGAAAACCAAACAGAAGTGGGATCAGGATGAAGCTGAGATAGAACAACAGAAGATCTACTACACCCAAGTGTGCATTCACTGGCTGCAGAAGTATGTGAACTATGGAAAGAGCTCACTGATGAGAACAG agctgccgtcagtgtctctgctccagaagaccccctcctctcctgtcagctgccacGCTACAGGCTTCTACCCCGACAGAGCCACACTGTCCTGGAggaaaggtgaagaggagctcCATGAGGACGTGGACCACGGAGAGATGCTCCTCAACCCTGACGGAACCTTCCAGATGAGTGTTGACCTGAAAGTGTCCTCAGTCCCACctgaagactggagcagctacaagtgtgtgtttcagctgtctgGAGGGAAGGAAATCACCAGAACACTGGACAAAACCCAGATCAGGACCAACTGGGGGAAGCCTGGGGTcagaggagatggtg CAGAGGATCCCAGTAACACGGCCGTCATCGCTGCTGTTGCAGTTGTTGTTCTGGCTCTCGTTCTCATCGCCGTCGTTGGTTTCCTCCTttacaggaagaagaaag GCAAATGTACCAAAC TTGAAGGTTACTCTGAGGTCCAGGAGCCACTGAAGCCAAATCCAAACTAA
- the LOC101067560 gene encoding major histocompatibility complex class I-related gene protein-like isoform X1, whose product MRVVLSLTVVFHLTSAVTHTLKYFYTGSFGVPNFPEFVAVGLVDDVPIIRYDSNTRRAQRKQEWMKEVTADDPQYWSKSTQTLLFTQQTLKRNMEIAEQRFNQTRGVHIIQKMCGCEWDDETGEKNGFDQFGYDGADFISFKLKEGIWVAGKQEAVKTKQKWDQDEAEIEQQKIYYTQVCIHWLQKYVNYGKSSLMRTELPSVSLLQKTPSSPVSCHATGFYPDRATLSWRKGEEELHEDVDHGEMLLNPDGTFQMSVDLKVSSVPPEDWSSYKCVFQLSGGKEITRTLDKTQIRTNWGKPGVRGDGAEDPSNTAVIAAVAVVVLALVLIAVVGFLLYRKKKVSGKCTKLEGYSEVQEPLKPNPN is encoded by the exons ATGAGGGTTGTGCTGTCGCTGACAGTCGTGTTCCACCTGACATCAGCAG TGACTCACACTCTGAAGTATTTCTACACTGGATCCTTTGGAGTTCCAAACTTCCCAGAGTTTGTGGCTGTTGGGCTGGTTGATGATGTTCCAATCATTCGCTATGACAGCAACACCAGGAGAGCTCAGCGCAAACAGGAGTGGATGAAGGAAGTCACAGCAGATGATCCTCAGTACTGGAGCAAGAGCACACAGACACTGTTGTTCACCCAGCAGACCTTGAAAAGGAACATGGAAATTGCAGAGCAGCGCTTCAATCAAACTAGAG gtGTCCACATAATCCAGAAGATGTGCGGCTGTGAGTGGGATGATGAGACTGGAGAGAAGAATGGATTTGATCAGTTTGGTTATGATGGAGCAGATTTTATCTCATTTAAACTGAAGGAAGGAATCTGGGTCGCTGGAAAACAGGAGGCTGTGAAAACCAAACAGAAGTGGGATCAGGATGAAGCTGAGATAGAACAACAGAAGATCTACTACACCCAAGTGTGCATTCACTGGCTGCAGAAGTATGTGAACTATGGAAAGAGCTCACTGATGAGAACAG agctgccgtcagtgtctctgctccagaagaccccctcctctcctgtcagctgccacGCTACAGGCTTCTACCCCGACAGAGCCACACTGTCCTGGAggaaaggtgaagaggagctcCATGAGGACGTGGACCACGGAGAGATGCTCCTCAACCCTGACGGAACCTTCCAGATGAGTGTTGACCTGAAAGTGTCCTCAGTCCCACctgaagactggagcagctacaagtgtgtgtttcagctgtctgGAGGGAAGGAAATCACCAGAACACTGGACAAAACCCAGATCAGGACCAACTGGGGGAAGCCTGGGGTcagaggagatggtg CAGAGGATCCCAGTAACACGGCCGTCATCGCTGCTGTTGCAGTTGTTGTTCTGGCTCTCGTTCTCATCGCCGTCGTTGGTTTCCTCCTttacaggaagaagaaag TTTCAGGCAAATGTACCAAAC TTGAAGGTTACTCTGAGGTCCAGGAGCCACTGAAGCCAAATCCAAACTAA
- the LOC101067560 gene encoding major histocompatibility complex class I-related gene protein-like isoform X2, with amino-acid sequence MRVVLSLTVVFHLTSAVTHTLKYFYTGSFGVPNFPEFVAVGLVDDVPIIRYDSNTRRAQRKQEWMKEVTADDPQYWSKSTQTLLFTQQTLKRNMEIAEQRFNQTRGVHIIQKMCGCEWDDETGEKNGFDQFGYDGADFISFKLKEGIWVAGKQEAVKTKQKWDQDEAEIEQQKIYYTQVCIHWLQKYVNYGKSSLMRTELPSVSLLQKTPSSPVSCHATGFYPDRATLSWRKGEEELHEDVDHGEMLLNPDGTFQMSVDLKVSSVPPEDWSSYKCVFQLSGGKEITRTLDKTQIRTNWGKPGVRGDGEDPSNTAVIAAVAVVVLALVLIAVVGFLLYRKKKVSGKCTKLEGYSEVQEPLKPNPN; translated from the exons ATGAGGGTTGTGCTGTCGCTGACAGTCGTGTTCCACCTGACATCAGCAG TGACTCACACTCTGAAGTATTTCTACACTGGATCCTTTGGAGTTCCAAACTTCCCAGAGTTTGTGGCTGTTGGGCTGGTTGATGATGTTCCAATCATTCGCTATGACAGCAACACCAGGAGAGCTCAGCGCAAACAGGAGTGGATGAAGGAAGTCACAGCAGATGATCCTCAGTACTGGAGCAAGAGCACACAGACACTGTTGTTCACCCAGCAGACCTTGAAAAGGAACATGGAAATTGCAGAGCAGCGCTTCAATCAAACTAGAG gtGTCCACATAATCCAGAAGATGTGCGGCTGTGAGTGGGATGATGAGACTGGAGAGAAGAATGGATTTGATCAGTTTGGTTATGATGGAGCAGATTTTATCTCATTTAAACTGAAGGAAGGAATCTGGGTCGCTGGAAAACAGGAGGCTGTGAAAACCAAACAGAAGTGGGATCAGGATGAAGCTGAGATAGAACAACAGAAGATCTACTACACCCAAGTGTGCATTCACTGGCTGCAGAAGTATGTGAACTATGGAAAGAGCTCACTGATGAGAACAG agctgccgtcagtgtctctgctccagaagaccccctcctctcctgtcagctgccacGCTACAGGCTTCTACCCCGACAGAGCCACACTGTCCTGGAggaaaggtgaagaggagctcCATGAGGACGTGGACCACGGAGAGATGCTCCTCAACCCTGACGGAACCTTCCAGATGAGTGTTGACCTGAAAGTGTCCTCAGTCCCACctgaagactggagcagctacaagtgtgtgtttcagctgtctgGAGGGAAGGAAATCACCAGAACACTGGACAAAACCCAGATCAGGACCAACTGGGGGAAGCCTGGGGTcagaggagatggtg AGGATCCCAGTAACACGGCCGTCATCGCTGCTGTTGCAGTTGTTGTTCTGGCTCTCGTTCTCATCGCCGTCGTTGGTTTCCTCCTttacaggaagaagaaag TTTCAGGCAAATGTACCAAAC TTGAAGGTTACTCTGAGGTCCAGGAGCCACTGAAGCCAAATCCAAACTAA
- the LOC101067560 gene encoding major histocompatibility complex class I-related gene protein-like isoform X4: protein MRVVLSLTVVFHLTSAVTHTLKYFYTGSFGVPNFPEFVAVGLVDDVPIIRYDSNTRRAQRKQEWMKEVTADDPQYWSKSTQTLLFTQQTLKRNMEIAEQRFNQTRGVHIIQKMCGCEWDDETGEKNGFDQFGYDGADFISFKLKEGIWVAGKQEAVKTKQKWDQDEAEIEQQKIYYTQVCIHWLQKYVNYGKSSLMRTELPSVSLLQKTPSSPVSCHATGFYPDRATLSWRKGEEELHEDVDHGEMLLNPDGTFQMSVDLKVSSVPPEDWSSYKCVFQLSGGKEITRTLDKTQIRTNWGKPGVRGDGEDPSNTAVIAAVAVVVLALVLIAVVGFLLYRKKKGKCTKLEGYSEVQEPLKPNPN from the exons ATGAGGGTTGTGCTGTCGCTGACAGTCGTGTTCCACCTGACATCAGCAG TGACTCACACTCTGAAGTATTTCTACACTGGATCCTTTGGAGTTCCAAACTTCCCAGAGTTTGTGGCTGTTGGGCTGGTTGATGATGTTCCAATCATTCGCTATGACAGCAACACCAGGAGAGCTCAGCGCAAACAGGAGTGGATGAAGGAAGTCACAGCAGATGATCCTCAGTACTGGAGCAAGAGCACACAGACACTGTTGTTCACCCAGCAGACCTTGAAAAGGAACATGGAAATTGCAGAGCAGCGCTTCAATCAAACTAGAG gtGTCCACATAATCCAGAAGATGTGCGGCTGTGAGTGGGATGATGAGACTGGAGAGAAGAATGGATTTGATCAGTTTGGTTATGATGGAGCAGATTTTATCTCATTTAAACTGAAGGAAGGAATCTGGGTCGCTGGAAAACAGGAGGCTGTGAAAACCAAACAGAAGTGGGATCAGGATGAAGCTGAGATAGAACAACAGAAGATCTACTACACCCAAGTGTGCATTCACTGGCTGCAGAAGTATGTGAACTATGGAAAGAGCTCACTGATGAGAACAG agctgccgtcagtgtctctgctccagaagaccccctcctctcctgtcagctgccacGCTACAGGCTTCTACCCCGACAGAGCCACACTGTCCTGGAggaaaggtgaagaggagctcCATGAGGACGTGGACCACGGAGAGATGCTCCTCAACCCTGACGGAACCTTCCAGATGAGTGTTGACCTGAAAGTGTCCTCAGTCCCACctgaagactggagcagctacaagtgtgtgtttcagctgtctgGAGGGAAGGAAATCACCAGAACACTGGACAAAACCCAGATCAGGACCAACTGGGGGAAGCCTGGGGTcagaggagatggtg AGGATCCCAGTAACACGGCCGTCATCGCTGCTGTTGCAGTTGTTGTTCTGGCTCTCGTTCTCATCGCCGTCGTTGGTTTCCTCCTttacaggaagaagaaag GCAAATGTACCAAAC TTGAAGGTTACTCTGAGGTCCAGGAGCCACTGAAGCCAAATCCAAACTAA